In the Mytilus galloprovincialis chromosome 10, xbMytGall1.hap1.1, whole genome shotgun sequence genome, one interval contains:
- the LOC143048008 gene encoding protein O-mannosyl-transferase TMTC2-like — translation MDYIIGLTSLWALVLYLNTLTADFAYDDSRAILKNQDLLPDTPIINIIYDDFWGTPLTHSGSHKSYRPVCVLSFRLNYLLGELEPFGYHLGNIILHAVVTALFTHFARIVLHETFPTLIAGLLFAAHPVHTEAVAGIVGRADVGACLFFLLALLSYMKYVRYRDENYSSDGGGQGDDKRKILFFILTAICTTLSMLTKEQGVTVIAVCAAYDLFVQHKVKITDLINMKWDLYKKEMEGLILLFILGASLVAFRFMFMGNKTPEFAPSDNPAADSNNSLAKFLTFTLLPVYNFWILLCPRVLSFDWSMEAIPLVEKILDARNSLTLLFYTILGYFSICLLKHIHRPRLKKYTPHLNGNGIAHHYSHSTKQVIPKIYKTRRSSNSSTDSEEETIAVMKYSLQDISIISLSILIFPFIPATNIFFYVGFVIAERVLYIPSMGFCLLVAYGAYLLYRKYFNDVWKKQCVIVCVALTILLMSGRTVLRNDVWDNEENLYKSGIQINPAKAWANLANVWNQQGKLTSAEYAYKKALTYRGNMADTHYNLGILYQDTKRYDEAIESYSRAISYRPKLSMAHLNLGILYANKGKYEEAEKVYKHCADLDTSGLKDPRLHANTKISALYNLGRMYAEINRYQEAIDTYKEALKRRPSHYAPQSIYNMMGEVYTKLGKLSEAEHWYREALKSKPDHIPAHLTMAKLYHKQNKNTDAEEWFKKAKDVSPDDPSVDHHYAHFLSETGRLNEAAQLYEQAIIKSPQDFELVFNAANTLRQVGNNERSEQLYKRATSIKPNSATAHMNLGAMYHINNKLKEAEASYLRALELKPDDVTTQQNLVKLRNLMSKS, via the exons TCGTGCCATACTAAAGAACCAAGACTTGCTGCCAGACACACCAATCATCAATATCATATATGATGACTTTTGGGGCACACCTTTAACCCATAGTGGTTCCCATAAATCATACAGACCAGTATGTGTTCTATCATTTCGTCTCAATTATCTCCTCGGAGAACTGGAGCCTTTTGGATACCACCTTGGGAACATCATTCTTCATGCAGTAGTGACAGCATTGTTTACACATTTTGCACGGATAGTTTTACACGAAACGTTTCCAACCCTCATTGCTGGTCTACTTTTTGCTGCACACCCAGTGCACACTGAAGCAGTTGCAGGAATTGTGGGAAGGGCAGATGTCGGTGCTTGTCTATTCTTTTTACTTGCACTCCTAAGCTATATGAAATATGTCCGTTATAGAGATGAAAATTATAGCAGTGATGGTGGAGGTCAGGGGGATGATAAAAGGAAgattttattctttattctgaCAGCAATCTGTACTACATTGAGTATGTTGACTAAAGAACAAGGTGTGACAGTTATAGCTGTGTGTGCTGCTTATGATCTCTTTGTACAACATAAAGTCAAGATTACAGATTTGATAAATATGAAATGG GATCTCTACAAGAAAGAAATGGAAGGACTGATTCTACTGTTTATACTAGGAGCATCTCTTGTAGCATTCCGATTCATGTTCATGGGAAACAAGACTCCAGAATTTGCTCCGTCAGACAATCCAGCTGCTGATTCCAATAATTCTCTAGCAAAGTTTCTGACATTTACTCTACTTCCTGTGTATAACTTCTGGATTTTGTTATGTCCAAGAGTTCTCAGTTTTGATTGGTCAATGGAAGCCATTCCTTTAGTTGAAAAAATTTTAGATGCACGCAATTCtttaacacttttattttatacaattttaggatatttttcaatttgtttattaaaacatatacataGGCCAAGATTAAAGAAATATACACCCCATCTAAATGGGAATGGTATAGCACATCATTATAGTCATTCTACAAAACAAGTGATtccaaaaatttataaaacgaGAAGGAGTTCAAATAGTTCAACGGACAGTGAAGAAGAAACAATAGCAGTAATGAAATATAGTTTACAAGATATTTCAATCATTTCATTATCAATTCTCATTTTTCCATTCATTCCAgctacaaatatatttttctacgTTGGATTTGTGATTGCCGAGCGAGTGCTTTATATTCCTAGTATGGGATTTTGTTTATTAGTTGCTTATGGTGCTTATTTATTatacagaaaatattttaatgatgTGTGGAAGAAACAGTGTGTTATAGTATGTGTGGCGCTTACAATTTTATTAATGTCCGGACGAACAGTTCTTCGTAACGATGTATGGGACAATGAGGAAAATTTGTACAAATCTGGAATTCAAATTAATCCTGCTAAAG cctGGGCAAACCTAGCTAATGTATGGAATCAACAAGGAAAACTTACATCAGCAGAATATGCCTACAAGAAAGCCCTGACATACAGAGGCAACATGGCCGACACTCATTATAACCT GGGAATACTTTATCAAGATACTAAAAGATATGATGAGGCTATTGAAAGTTATTCAAGAGCTATTTCTTATAGACCTAAGCTTTCTA tGGCACATTTAAATCTTGGAATCCTGTATGCAAACAAAGGGAAATATGAAGAGGCAGAAAAG GTTTATAAACACTGTGCTGATTTAGATACATCAGGGTTAAAAGACCCTCGTCTCCATGCCAACACCAAGATCTCAGCTCTTTACAATTTGGGGCGAATGTATGCTGAAATTAACAGATATCAAGAAGCTATTGATACCTACAAAGAGGCCCTAAAGAGGAGACCTAGTCATTATGCTCCACAAAGTATTTATAATATGATGG GTGAAGTTTACACAAAATTAGGAAAATTATCAGAAGCAGAACATTGGTATAGAGAAGCCTTGAAATCTAAACCAGACCATATACCTGCTCACCTTACGATGGCCAAACTCTATCATAAACAG AACAAAAATACAGATGCAGAAGAATGGTTTAAGAAAGCTAAAGATGTCAGTCCAGATGACCCCTCAGTTGACCATCATTATG CTCATTTTCTGAGTGAGACAGGGAGACTAAATGAAGCAGCTCAGCTCTATGAACAAGCCATCATCAAATCTCCACAAGATTTTGAACTAGTCTTCAATGCTGCTAATACATTAAG aCAAGTTGGAAATAATGAAAGATCAGAACAACTGTATAAGAGAGCAACATCTATAAAACCTAAT AGTGCTACAGCTCATATGAACCTTGGTGCCATGTATCATATCAACAATAAACTCAAAGAGGCTGAAGCCAGTTATCTACGAGCCTTAGAACTTAAACCTGATGATGTCACAACACAACAAAATCTCGTCAAACTACGAAATTTGATGTCAAAATCATAA